A DNA window from Pyxidicoccus xibeiensis contains the following coding sequences:
- a CDS encoding EAL domain-containing protein, producing the protein MSDATARLCGRCQDLPPKLEGGGRLFLWCPLGHSFGKLVASLREAGREFQVRPEAQCVVALVAEGDLGRLAESLPGALTEEEVRGTRALFVAGEGEPGLADYPRVGSLRQLATLAQAGWLVDMMKEQRLTSHFQPIVHAQDTRRIFAHEALLRGRERDGALVSPGRMMQTARDADLLFQLDLAARTTAIREAVRHRLNTHLFINFTPTAIYDPAYCLRSTVAAISEAGIPPQAVVFEVIESDQAADPKHLKGIINYYRQAGFRVALDDLGAGYSSLNLIHQLRPDIVKLDMELVRDVHLDPYKAAIVGKMLEIARQLGIQTVAEGIETPEELRWVRTHGVDFVQGYLIARPQGAPAEATPYFTG; encoded by the coding sequence ATGAGCGACGCCACGGCGAGGCTGTGCGGCCGGTGTCAGGACCTGCCCCCGAAGCTGGAGGGGGGTGGGCGGCTGTTCCTGTGGTGCCCGCTGGGGCACAGCTTCGGGAAGCTGGTGGCGTCGCTGCGGGAGGCCGGGCGCGAGTTCCAGGTGCGCCCGGAGGCCCAGTGCGTCGTGGCGCTCGTGGCGGAGGGGGACCTGGGGAGGCTCGCGGAGAGCCTGCCCGGGGCGCTGACGGAGGAGGAGGTGCGGGGCACGCGCGCGCTCTTCGTGGCGGGCGAGGGGGAGCCGGGGCTCGCGGACTACCCGCGGGTGGGCTCGCTGCGGCAGCTGGCGACGCTGGCGCAGGCGGGGTGGCTGGTGGACATGATGAAGGAGCAGCGGCTCACGTCGCACTTCCAGCCCATCGTCCATGCGCAGGACACGCGGCGCATCTTCGCGCACGAGGCGCTGCTGCGGGGCCGCGAGCGGGACGGCGCGCTGGTGTCGCCGGGGCGGATGATGCAGACGGCGCGCGACGCGGACCTGCTGTTCCAGCTGGACCTGGCGGCGCGCACCACGGCCATCCGCGAGGCGGTGCGGCACCGGCTGAACACGCACCTGTTCATCAACTTCACGCCCACGGCCATCTACGACCCGGCGTACTGCCTGCGCTCGACGGTGGCGGCCATCAGCGAGGCGGGGATTCCGCCCCAGGCGGTGGTGTTCGAGGTCATCGAGTCGGACCAGGCGGCGGACCCGAAGCACCTGAAGGGCATCATCAACTACTACCGGCAGGCGGGCTTCCGGGTGGCGCTGGACGACCTGGGGGCGGGGTATTCGTCGCTGAACCTCATCCACCAGCTGCGGCCGGACATCGTGAAGCTGGACATGGAGCTGGTGCGCGACGTCCACCTGGACCCGTACAAGGCGGCCATCGTGGGGAAGATGCTGGAGATTGCGCGGCAGCTCGGCATCCAGACGGTGGCCGAGGGCATCGAGACGCCGGAGGAGCTGCGCTGGGTGCGCACGCACGGGGTGGACTTCGTGCAGGGCTACCTCATCGCCCGGCCGCAGGGCGCGCCCGCGGAGGCGACGCCGTACTTCACTGGGTGA